The following are encoded together in the Ranitomeya imitator isolate aRanImi1 chromosome 4, aRanImi1.pri, whole genome shotgun sequence genome:
- the LOC138675409 gene encoding protein NDNF-like: MENVVLVLFLYGLVGCMVHAHSNHLGDIRRPLPVGQRVDGFLPLDQPVRYYFTANKSQSAVTIRVTPCESPILWTLSVLSTQDYSEHRIPYKKYNHMGPQRIFSFKGNGEESFSFIARSEGYYFLDFMSLESDTSFQVFVWTQGDESVPWPTLPEDPRVDVVLVEENKVDLSWESSLGSAGAEFEYCLFINRRHNYKTLCATELNGKKEPDYPQEYLDTKAKKSLKIITDKSKSKVHSYPTSYKKAPGMMGDDNFLSSKTSTGGQRMCVGTSLNATIYGLKPKSLYYFDVFAVNPKDGTSVAYTGTFAETKPKQKSQLPKLPDEEMVNIFLKRKGVKIMSIDPSPRGLKWLFVHSCLHKAHIQIMVNGRIEVSRSLQGAHNFKLLGNAKDNIIISLKSSRGGPGLVKLFTTTAHGHLPFSNLPPDINMSISKRSCSSASVTWTGSGPGVKYCIYVRHLEHHLDLKLIHKHQNSCLNTNTRSRAEKVVCRHAGSQTTSEEHITDLKPGKAYLIDLYFIGLHNNTIKFPSQVVKAQEWCT, from the exons ATGGAGAACGTGGTCCTAGTCCTTTTTCTCTATGGTCTTGTGGGCTGTATGGTCCATGCCCACTCTAATCATCTGGGAGATATCAGGAGGCCCCTTCCCGTGGGACAGAGAGTGGACGGATTTCTTCCCTTGGACCAGCCAGTCAG GTATTACTTCACAGCGAACAAAAGTCAAAGTGCGGTAACGATAAGAGTGACGCCCTGTGAATCGCCCATCCTGTGGACGCTGTCCGTCCTCTCCACTCAGG attattCTGAGCATCGCATCCCTTATAAAAAGTATAATCACATGGGCCCTCAAAGAATATTTTCCTTCAAAGGAAATGGGGAAGAATCGTTCTCATTCATAGCGAGGTCTGAAGGCTATTACTTTCTTGACTTCATGTCACTTGAGTCTGACACCAGCTTTCAGGTCTTTGTCTGGACCCAAGGAGATGAATCAGTCCCATGGCCTACACTCCCTGAGGATCCTCGAGTAGATGTTGTTTTGGTGGAAGAAAACAAGGTTGATTTGTCTTGGGAATCAAGCTTGGGATCTGCTGGGGCTGAGTTTGAGTACTGCCTGTTTATTAATCGGAGACATAACTACAAGACACTGTGTGCCACTGAGCTAAATGGAAAGAAAGAACCTGACTATCCTCAAGAATATTTAGATACCAAAGCTAAGAAATCACTGAAAATAATTACAGACAAGTCCAAAAGTAAAGTACATTCCTACCCAACGTCCTATAAGAAGGCCCCAGGGATGATGGGGGATGACAACTTTTTATCTTCTAAAACCTCGACAGGAGGTCAAAGAATGTGCGTGGGGACTTCTCTAAACGCTACTATTTATGGTCTAAAGCCTAAAAGCCTTTACTACTTTGATGTATTTGCCGTGAACCCTAAAGATGGTACAAGTGTGGCTTACACTGGTACATTTGCAGAGACCAAACCCAAACAAAAATCCCAGCTACCAAAACTTCCCGATGAGGAAATGGTGAACATTTTTTTGAAACGGAAAGGAGTTAAAATAATGAGCATTGATCCATCTCCACGTGGACTAAAATGGCTTTTTGTCCATTCTTGCTTACATAAAGCTCATATACAAATCATGGTCAATGGTCGAATTGAAGTTTCCAGGAGTCTTCAAGGAGCTCACAATTTCAAACTTCTGGGAAATGCAAAGGATAACATTATCATCAGCTTAAAATCAAGTAGAGGAGGCCCAGGCTTGGTGAAGCTCTTCACTACAACTGCACACGGTCATTTGCCATTTTCCAACTTACCTCCTGACATCAACATGTCCATATCTAAGAGGTCATGTTCTTCTGCTTCGGTGACCTGGACTGGGAGTGGTCCTGGAGTCAAGTACTGCATCTACGTCAGACACCTAGAACATCATTTGGATTTAAAGCTGATACACAAGCACCAGAACAGCTGCCTAAACACCAATACTAGGTCAAGGGCAGAGAAGGTGGTTTGCCGACATGCTGGAAGTCAAACAACTTCAGAAGAGCACATAACTGATCTGAAACCTGGAAAAGCCTATCTCATAGATCTGTACTTTATAGGTCTCCATAATAACACAATAAAGTTCCCAAGTCAGGTTGTAAAAGCTCAGGAATGGTGTACTTGA